A genomic stretch from Thermoleophilaceae bacterium includes:
- a CDS encoding methyltransferase domain-containing protein: protein MPPAPPLELDPAREESELRAYLGDDYERDRLEGYQAQLDREFEEVGDEDAFYRTSNGYLYNLTAFAMTGTKLPYLRELTRRLEPGARILDYGCGIGSDGLLLLEAGYRVEFADFDNPSATYLRWRLEHRGLDAPVHDLDKDVPGGFDASYAFDVIEHVPDPYAFLAEMERRARLVEVNFLEPEPDDQDLHHDLPVKDLVGHAARLGLLYYRVLHGRSHLVIYRSEPGGPAARVASLGRLAAGRIRG from the coding sequence GTGCCGCCCGCTCCCCCCCTCGAGCTGGACCCCGCGCGCGAGGAGTCGGAGCTGCGCGCGTATCTCGGCGACGACTACGAGCGCGACCGCCTGGAGGGATACCAGGCGCAGCTCGACAGGGAGTTCGAGGAGGTCGGCGACGAGGATGCCTTCTACCGCACCTCCAACGGCTACCTCTACAACCTCACGGCCTTCGCCATGACCGGCACGAAGCTCCCGTACCTGCGCGAGCTGACGCGCCGGCTCGAGCCGGGCGCGCGGATCCTGGACTACGGCTGCGGCATAGGCTCGGACGGGCTGCTGCTGCTCGAGGCCGGCTACCGGGTGGAGTTCGCGGACTTCGACAACCCGAGTGCCACCTACCTGCGCTGGCGGCTGGAGCACCGCGGCCTCGACGCGCCGGTGCACGATCTCGACAAGGACGTCCCCGGCGGCTTCGACGCCTCCTACGCCTTCGACGTGATCGAGCACGTCCCGGACCCCTACGCCTTCCTGGCCGAGATGGAACGGCGGGCCCGCCTCGTGGAGGTCAACTTCCTCGAGCCCGAGCCCGACGACCAGGACCTCCACCACGACCTGCCCGTCAAGGACCTCGTGGGCCACGCCGCCCGGCTCGGGCTCCTGTACTACCGGGTGCTGCACGGCCGCTCGCACCTCGTGATCTACCGCTCGGAGCCCGGCGGGCCCGCGGCGCGGGTCGCCAGCCTCGGCCGCCTCGCGGCCGGTCGCATCCGCGGCTAG
- a CDS encoding glycosyltransferase, whose amino-acid sequence MQGRDPQLSVILSTLGNYDVLRRVLDGYDRQDAEPGSFELIVVADKADLEPERVDRAIGERSYPVRRITGRMAGLSANRNTGWREARAPLILITDNDTIPVPGLVSEHLAWHRRHREEEVAVAGHVRWAKELGRSPFMTWLDHGPQFGFPHIKGIEASWAHLYGANSSMKRGFIERVGDWDEVRLPYLYDDLDWSYRAQKHGLRVLYARRAIVDHVRHDANVEWWKTKMPRLARAEWSFSQIHPELTPHFHYMFSKAARLPPARGRLARLAHRVPPKVPLLGKLVWGSADVYFPQQLAPYFLAAWEELEREGRAQSEPVELPASAGGSEPSGPK is encoded by the coding sequence ATGCAGGGGAGGGACCCTCAGCTCAGCGTGATCCTGTCCACGCTCGGCAACTACGACGTGCTCCGGCGGGTGCTCGACGGCTACGACCGCCAGGACGCGGAGCCCGGCAGCTTCGAGCTGATCGTGGTCGCGGACAAGGCGGATCTCGAGCCCGAGCGCGTGGACCGCGCCATCGGGGAGCGCTCCTATCCCGTGCGCAGGATCACCGGTCGCATGGCCGGCCTCTCGGCCAACCGCAACACCGGCTGGCGCGAGGCTCGCGCGCCGCTGATCCTCATCACCGACAACGACACCATCCCGGTGCCGGGGCTGGTGTCGGAGCACCTCGCGTGGCACCGGCGCCATCGCGAGGAGGAGGTGGCCGTGGCCGGGCACGTGCGCTGGGCCAAGGAGCTGGGCAGGAGCCCGTTCATGACCTGGCTCGACCACGGCCCGCAGTTCGGCTTCCCGCACATCAAGGGCATCGAGGCGAGCTGGGCGCATCTCTACGGGGCCAACTCGTCGATGAAGCGCGGCTTCATCGAGCGCGTGGGCGACTGGGACGAGGTCCGGCTGCCCTATCTCTACGACGACCTCGACTGGAGCTACCGGGCACAGAAGCACGGCCTGCGCGTGCTGTACGCGCGCCGCGCGATCGTCGACCACGTCCGCCACGACGCCAACGTGGAGTGGTGGAAGACGAAGATGCCGCGGCTCGCGAGGGCGGAGTGGTCGTTCTCGCAGATCCACCCCGAGCTGACTCCGCACTTCCACTACATGTTCAGCAAGGCGGCGCGGCTGCCCCCGGCACGCGGCCGTCTCGCGCGGCTCGCCCATCGCGTGCCGCCGAAGGTTCCACTGCTCGGAAAGCTCGTGTGGGGCAGCGCCGACGTCTATTTCCCCCAGCAGCTCGCGCCGTACTTCCTCGCGGCGTGGGAGGAGCTGGAGCGAGAGGGACGGGCTCAGTCGGAGCCGGTCGAGCTGCCGGCGAGCGCGGGCGGCTCGGAGCCCTCGGGGCCGAAGTAG
- the rnz gene encoding ribonuclease Z codes for MDLDVLFIGTAGSAPTARRALPATLVRRGGDRLLFDCGEGTQRQLLRSVGLIELEEVFITHFHADHFLGLPGMLKTFSLRGRERPLTVHGPAGLRALFDALKQVIGRQTYDLRLVELEPKQELERDGYRVAAFGVDHRVRALGYALIEDDRPGRFDEARARELGVAPGPDYGRLQRGEPVTGADGVVAPEQVVGEARRGRRVVLAGDSTPCEMTRLVAQGADLLVHEATFMEEEAERARETAHSTARGAAQLAADAGVVLLALTHVSPRYGGGELRDEGRAVFERTIVPRDLDRVEIPFPERGEPVHHRDSGGRAPVRTAEPEPAAP; via the coding sequence GTGGACCTCGACGTCCTCTTCATCGGCACCGCCGGCTCGGCGCCCACCGCCCGCCGCGCCCTCCCCGCCACGCTCGTGCGCCGCGGCGGCGACCGCCTGCTGTTCGACTGCGGCGAGGGCACCCAGCGCCAGCTGCTGCGCTCGGTCGGGTTGATCGAGCTCGAGGAGGTGTTCATCACCCACTTCCACGCCGACCACTTCCTCGGCCTGCCGGGGATGCTCAAGACGTTCAGCCTGCGCGGGCGCGAGCGGCCTCTCACGGTGCACGGGCCGGCAGGCCTGCGGGCGCTGTTCGATGCGCTGAAGCAGGTGATCGGGCGCCAGACCTACGACCTGCGGCTCGTGGAGCTCGAGCCCAAGCAGGAGCTCGAGCGCGACGGCTACCGGGTGGCCGCCTTCGGCGTGGACCATCGCGTGCGCGCGCTCGGCTACGCGCTGATCGAGGATGACCGGCCCGGCCGCTTCGACGAGGCCCGCGCGCGCGAGCTCGGGGTGGCGCCCGGGCCCGACTACGGGCGCCTCCAGCGCGGCGAGCCCGTGACCGGCGCCGACGGAGTGGTGGCGCCCGAGCAGGTGGTGGGGGAGGCGCGCCGCGGCCGCCGCGTCGTGCTGGCCGGCGACTCGACACCCTGTGAGATGACGCGCCTGGTGGCCCAGGGCGCCGACCTGCTGGTGCACGAGGCCACGTTCATGGAGGAGGAGGCGGAACGGGCGCGGGAGACGGCCCACTCCACCGCCCGCGGCGCGGCGCAGCTCGCGGCCGACGCCGGCGTCGTGCTCCTGGCGCTCACGCACGTCTCGCCTCGCTACGGCGGCGGCGAGCTGCGCGACGAGGGTCGCGCCGTGTTCGAGCGCACGATCGTGCCGCGCGACCTCGACCGCGTGGAGATCCCGTTCCCCGAGCGCGGGGAGCCGGTGCACCACCGCGACAGCGGCGGGCGCGCCCCCGTCCGGACCGCAGAGCCGGAGCCCGCCGCCCCCTGA
- a CDS encoding acyltransferase — MRRIPVWIGYGWGPRLMSNLRKWWVILRNPQATIRFEGPVYLGPGFSLHMPHGGTFIVGPGVEFRRRFRGELGPDGRISIGEGSYLTYDVIISCNTTIDIGKRCGLAQSTYVADGSHRFRDLDVPFLAQGYDYRAIVIEDDVQIHAKCTIVNSIGTRSVIGANAVVSQPIPPYCLACGVPARVLDYFGPEGSEPPALAGSSTGSD, encoded by the coding sequence ATGCGGCGCATCCCCGTCTGGATCGGCTACGGCTGGGGGCCCAGGCTGATGTCGAACCTCCGGAAGTGGTGGGTGATCTTGCGCAACCCGCAGGCCACGATCCGCTTCGAGGGTCCCGTGTACCTCGGCCCCGGGTTCAGCCTCCACATGCCCCACGGCGGCACGTTCATCGTCGGCCCGGGCGTGGAGTTCCGGCGCCGGTTCCGGGGCGAGCTCGGCCCCGACGGGCGCATCTCCATCGGCGAGGGCTCCTACCTGACCTACGACGTGATCATCTCGTGCAACACCACGATCGACATCGGCAAGCGCTGCGGCCTCGCCCAATCGACGTACGTCGCCGACGGCAGCCACCGGTTCCGCGACCTCGACGTCCCCTTCCTCGCGCAGGGCTACGACTACCGCGCGATCGTGATCGAGGACGACGTGCAGATCCATGCGAAGTGCACGATCGTCAACAGCATCGGCACCCGCTCCGTGATCGGCGCGAACGCCGTGGTCTCCCAGCCGATCCCGCCCTACTGCCTGGCCTGCGGAGTGCCCGCCCGGGTGCTCGACTACTTCGGCCCCGAGGGCTCCGAGCCGCCCGCGCTCGCCGGCAGCTCGACCGGCTCCGACTGA
- a CDS encoding aspartate carbamoyltransferase catalytic subunit — MRKHLLSIDDLTRDDIERILGRAQSFAEISGRTIKKVPTLRGRTVINLFYEASTRTSSSFELAAKRLSADLVNVKSAGSAVDKGESLKDTVQTLSAYDPTAIVIRSPHVGAARLVARWTAASVINAGDGKHEHPTQALLDLYTLRRRAGALEGLRIWIVGDVLHSRVARSNILAFTRMGCDVTVCGPPTLIPRGVEELGCHVAYSLDGIEKADVIYALRMQNERMTGAFVPSLREYAARFQIDGRRLGAGQLLMHPGPVNRGVELAAEVIDSPQSLIVAQVESGVVVRMAVLYELLAGGGDPGDEMSSLPPALVRPESVA, encoded by the coding sequence ATGCGCAAGCACCTGCTGTCGATCGACGACCTCACGCGCGACGACATCGAGCGGATCCTGGGGCGGGCCCAGAGCTTCGCCGAGATCTCGGGGCGGACGATCAAGAAGGTGCCCACGCTGCGCGGGCGCACCGTCATCAACCTCTTCTACGAGGCATCCACGCGCACGAGCTCGAGCTTCGAGCTCGCCGCCAAGCGCCTGTCCGCGGACCTGGTCAACGTCAAGTCGGCCGGCTCCGCGGTGGACAAGGGCGAGTCCCTCAAGGACACCGTCCAGACGCTCTCGGCATACGACCCCACGGCCATCGTCATCCGCTCGCCGCACGTCGGCGCCGCCCGGCTCGTGGCGCGCTGGACCGCGGCGTCGGTCATCAACGCGGGTGACGGCAAGCACGAGCACCCCACCCAGGCGCTGCTCGACCTCTACACGCTGCGCCGGCGGGCCGGGGCCCTCGAGGGGCTGCGCATCTGGATCGTGGGCGACGTGCTCCACAGCCGCGTGGCGCGCTCGAACATCCTCGCCTTCACGCGCATGGGCTGTGACGTCACGGTCTGCGGCCCGCCCACCCTGATCCCGCGCGGAGTGGAGGAGCTCGGCTGCCACGTGGCCTACTCCCTCGACGGCATCGAGAAGGCCGACGTCATCTACGCGCTGCGGATGCAGAACGAGCGGATGACGGGCGCCTTCGTGCCATCGCTGCGCGAGTACGCCGCCCGCTTCCAGATCGACGGCCGGCGGCTGGGAGCCGGCCAGCTGCTCATGCACCCGGGCCCCGTCAACCGCGGCGTGGAGCTGGCCGCCGAGGTGATCGACTCGCCCCAGTCGCTCATCGTGGCCCAGGTGGAGTCCGGCGTGGTGGTGCGGATGGCCGTCCTCTACGAGCTGCTCGCCGGAGGGGGCGACCCGGGCGACGAGATGTCCTCCCTTCCGCCCGCGCTCGTCCGGCCGGAGTCGGTGGCGTGA
- a CDS encoding metallophosphoesterase, which produces MRIAVIADTHLPRGRRALPERCVEVIGGADLVLHAGDVMTADVLAQIDAIGPPVAAVHGNMDSASLRERLPMARVVQAGGARIAMVHDGGPRGGRLARLRARFPDADAVVFGHSHIPLHEERDGFQIFNPGSPTDRRRQARHTMGMATVEGGDVAFELIELD; this is translated from the coding sequence ATGCGGATCGCAGTGATCGCCGACACGCACCTGCCGCGCGGGCGCCGGGCGCTCCCGGAGCGCTGTGTCGAGGTCATCGGCGGGGCCGATCTCGTGCTTCACGCGGGGGACGTGATGACCGCGGACGTGCTTGCCCAGATCGATGCGATCGGGCCGCCCGTCGCGGCCGTGCACGGCAACATGGACAGCGCCTCGCTGCGTGAGCGGCTGCCCATGGCGCGGGTGGTGCAGGCCGGCGGAGCGCGGATCGCGATGGTGCACGACGGCGGCCCGCGGGGCGGTCGGCTCGCCCGCCTGAGAGCCCGCTTCCCCGACGCGGACGCCGTGGTGTTCGGCCACTCGCACATCCCGCTGCACGAGGAGCGCGACGGCTTCCAGATCTTCAACCCGGGCAGTCCCACGGACCGCCGCCGCCAGGCGCGCCACACGATGGGGATGGCCACGGTGGAGGGCGGAGACGTGGCGTTCGAGCTGATCGAGCTCGACTGA
- the pyrR gene encoding bifunctional pyr operon transcriptional regulator/uracil phosphoribosyltransferase PyrR: protein MGEKVVLDAEDMRRTLVRIAHEIVEKAGGRSLAIVGIHRRGALLATRLRDLVAELAGEPVPLGNIDISFYRDDVGMRSPGDSPVVHASHIGFPLEGMTVVLVDDVLFTGRTVRAAIEALFDYGRPARVQLAVLADRGHRELPIRPDYVGKNLPTARSERVFVRVEELDGDDQVAIAEEVAA, encoded by the coding sequence ATGGGTGAGAAGGTCGTCCTCGACGCCGAGGACATGCGGCGCACGCTCGTGCGAATCGCACACGAGATCGTCGAGAAGGCAGGCGGTCGCTCCCTCGCAATCGTCGGCATCCACCGCCGCGGTGCGCTGCTCGCCACCCGGCTGCGGGACCTCGTTGCCGAGCTCGCGGGCGAGCCGGTCCCGCTCGGCAACATCGACATCAGCTTCTACCGCGACGACGTCGGCATGCGGAGCCCGGGCGACAGCCCGGTGGTGCACGCCTCGCACATCGGCTTCCCGCTGGAGGGGATGACCGTCGTGCTGGTGGACGACGTCCTCTTCACCGGCCGCACCGTGCGGGCGGCCATCGAGGCGCTCTTCGACTACGGGCGCCCCGCGCGCGTGCAGCTCGCGGTGCTGGCCGACCGCGGCCACCGCGAGCTGCCCATCCGCCCCGACTACGTGGGCAAGAACCTCCCCACCGCGCGCAGCGAGCGGGTGTTCGTGCGGGTGGAGGAGCTCGACGGCGACGACCAGGTCGCCATCGCAGAAGAGGTGGCCGCCTGA